One part of the Tolypothrix sp. NIES-4075 genome encodes these proteins:
- a CDS encoding IS630 family transposase yields the protein MPRVAKTKFDTKKKTLRSSQCATERVQKLRCEFWEKVKAIDPENLVFIDEMGVLLGLTRTHARSPYGQRVYDLKPFYRGAKVTVIGAISLKKVLAVMTMNGSMDGNAFEVFIQKCLLPQLWAGAVVVMDNVPSHKVASIEPLIQSMGASVLYMSPYSPDFNPIELWWSQLKAFLRQFSPTTTKMVDILIATALDLINPKHLKNWFTDCCYCTS from the coding sequence GTGCCGCGCGTTGCAAAGACAAAATTTGACACAAAAAAAAAGACGCTACGTAGTAGCCAATGTGCCACGGAAAGAGTCCAAAAGCTCAGGTGTGAATTTTGGGAAAAAGTGAAAGCCATAGACCCAGAAAACTTGGTTTTCATTGATGAGATGGGTGTTTTACTTGGTTTAACACGAACTCATGCTCGCAGCCCCTATGGTCAAAGAGTGTATGATTTAAAACCATTTTATCGCGGTGCAAAAGTAACGGTTATTGGAGCCATCAGCTTAAAAAAAGTTTTAGCTGTCATGACGATGAATGGCTCAATGGATGGAAATGCATTTGAGGTGTTTATCCAAAAATGTTTGCTCCCTCAATTATGGGCAGGTGCTGTAGTTGTTATGGATAATGTGCCATCTCACAAAGTAGCTTCAATTGAACCATTGATTCAATCAATGGGTGCCAGTGTTCTTTATATGTCACCATATTCTCCGGATTTTAATCCGATTGAACTTTGGTGGTCGCAACTTAAAGCTTTTTTACGTCAATTCTCTCCAACCACAACAAAAATGGTTGATATTCTGATTGCGACCGCTCTTGATTTGATTAATCCCAAACATCTAAAAAATTGGTTTACAGACTGTTGCTACTGTACTTCATGA
- a CDS encoding helix-turn-helix domain-containing protein: MKAYSIDFREKIINAYSQGDTSIRKIASRFDVSKAFVQRLLLLKKTQGHVKPQKQGGGMKSDLDKHEIELAQMVEKYPDATLSEYCEYWGQAYDKWVSTSAMCRALQRQNLTQKKRRYVVANVPRKESKSSGVNFGKK, encoded by the coding sequence CCATCGACTTTCGAGAAAAAATAATTAACGCTTACTCTCAAGGCGATACATCAATTAGAAAAATAGCTTCTAGGTTCGATGTCAGTAAGGCTTTTGTACAAAGGTTACTTTTACTCAAAAAAACTCAAGGTCATGTAAAACCACAAAAACAAGGTGGAGGAATGAAGAGTGATTTGGATAAACATGAAATTGAGCTAGCTCAAATGGTAGAAAAATATCCAGATGCAACTTTATCTGAATATTGTGAATATTGGGGACAAGCTTACGATAAATGGGTAAGTACTAGTGCTATGTGCCGCGCGTTGCAAAGACAAAATTTGACACAAAAAAAAAGACGCTACGTAGTAGCCAATGTGCCACGGAAAGAGTCCAAAAGCTCAGGTGTGAATTTTGGGAAAAAGTGA